The following coding sequences lie in one Manis pentadactyla isolate mManPen7 chromosome 19, mManPen7.hap1, whole genome shotgun sequence genomic window:
- the PAQR6 gene encoding membrane progestin receptor delta isoform X1, with translation MLSLKLPQLLQVHQIPRVFWEDGIMSGYRRPTSSALDCVLSSFQMTNETVNIWTHFLPTWYFLWRLLALAGGPGFRAEPYHWPLFVFLLPACLYPFASCCAHTFSSMSPRARHICYFLDYGALSLYSLGCAFPYAAYSMPASWLHGRLHQLFVPAAALNSFLCTGLACYSRFPELESPGLSKILRTAAFAYPFLFDNLPLFYRLGLCWGRSHNCGQEALSTNHGYHLLCALLTGFLFASHLPERLAPGRFDYIGHSHQLFHICAVLGTHFQLEAVLADMGSRRAWLAMQEPALGLAGTVATLSLAVAGNLLIIAAFTTSLFRAPSTCPLLQGGLLEAGTKAKHQ, from the exons ATGCTCAGTCTCAAGCTGCCCCAGCTCCTTCAGGTCCACCAGATCCCCCGG GTGTTCTGGGAAGATGGCATCATGTCTGGCTACCGTCGCCCTACCAGCTCGGCCTTGGACTGTGTCCTCAGCTCCTTCCAGATGACCAACGAGACAGTCAACATCTGGACCCACTTTCTGCCCACCTG GTACTTCCTGTGGCGCCTGCTGGCGCTCGCGGGGGGCCCTGGCTTCCGGGCGGAGCCATACCACTGGCCGCTGTTCGTCTTCCTGCTGCCCGCCTGCCTCTACCCCTTCGCGTCGTGCTGCGCGCACACCTTCAGCTCCATGTCGCCCCGCGCGCGTCACATCTGCTACTTCCTGGACTACGGCGCGCTCAGCCTCTACAGCCTGG GTTGTGCCTTCCCTTATGCCGCCTACTCCATGCCGGCATCCTGGCTGCACGGCCGCCTGCACCAGCTCTTTGTGCCCGCCGCCGCCCTCAATTCCTTTCTGTGCACCGGCCTCGCCTGCTACTCCCG GTTCCCCGAGCTAGAAAGCCCTGGGCTCAGTAAGATCCTCCGCACAGCTGCCTTCGCTTATCCCTTCCTGTTTGACAACCTCCCTCTCTTCTACCGG CTTGGACTGTGCTGGGGCAGGAGCCACAACTGTGGGCAGGAGGCACTGAGCACCAACCATGGCTACCACCTCCTCTGTGCGCTGCTTACTGGCTTCCTCTTCGCCTCCCATCTGCCTGAGCGGCTGGCACCAGGACGCTTTGACTACATTG GTCACAGCCACCAGCTATTCCACATCTGTGCCGTGCTGGGCACCCACTTCCAGCTGGAGGCAGTGCTGGCTGATATGGGATCCCGCCGAGCCTGGCTGGCCATGCAGGAACCCGCCCTGGGTCTGGCAGGCACTGTGGCCACGCTGAGCTTAGCAGTGGCCGGTAATCTACTCATCATCGCTGCCTTCACAACCTCCCTATTTCGGGCCCCCAGTACCTGCCCCCTGCTGCAAGGTGGCCTGCTGGAGGCGGGTACAAAGGCCAAACACCAGTGA
- the PAQR6 gene encoding membrane progestin receptor delta isoform X2: MLSLKLPQLLQVFWEDGIMSGYRRPTSSALDCVLSSFQMTNETVNIWTHFLPTWYFLWRLLALAGGPGFRAEPYHWPLFVFLLPACLYPFASCCAHTFSSMSPRARHICYFLDYGALSLYSLGCAFPYAAYSMPASWLHGRLHQLFVPAAALNSFLCTGLACYSRFPELESPGLSKILRTAAFAYPFLFDNLPLFYRLGLCWGRSHNCGQEALSTNHGYHLLCALLTGFLFASHLPERLAPGRFDYIGHSHQLFHICAVLGTHFQLEAVLADMGSRRAWLAMQEPALGLAGTVATLSLAVAGNLLIIAAFTTSLFRAPSTCPLLQGGLLEAGTKAKHQ, encoded by the exons ATGCTCAGTCTCAAGCTGCCCCAGCTCCTTCAG GTGTTCTGGGAAGATGGCATCATGTCTGGCTACCGTCGCCCTACCAGCTCGGCCTTGGACTGTGTCCTCAGCTCCTTCCAGATGACCAACGAGACAGTCAACATCTGGACCCACTTTCTGCCCACCTG GTACTTCCTGTGGCGCCTGCTGGCGCTCGCGGGGGGCCCTGGCTTCCGGGCGGAGCCATACCACTGGCCGCTGTTCGTCTTCCTGCTGCCCGCCTGCCTCTACCCCTTCGCGTCGTGCTGCGCGCACACCTTCAGCTCCATGTCGCCCCGCGCGCGTCACATCTGCTACTTCCTGGACTACGGCGCGCTCAGCCTCTACAGCCTGG GTTGTGCCTTCCCTTATGCCGCCTACTCCATGCCGGCATCCTGGCTGCACGGCCGCCTGCACCAGCTCTTTGTGCCCGCCGCCGCCCTCAATTCCTTTCTGTGCACCGGCCTCGCCTGCTACTCCCG GTTCCCCGAGCTAGAAAGCCCTGGGCTCAGTAAGATCCTCCGCACAGCTGCCTTCGCTTATCCCTTCCTGTTTGACAACCTCCCTCTCTTCTACCGG CTTGGACTGTGCTGGGGCAGGAGCCACAACTGTGGGCAGGAGGCACTGAGCACCAACCATGGCTACCACCTCCTCTGTGCGCTGCTTACTGGCTTCCTCTTCGCCTCCCATCTGCCTGAGCGGCTGGCACCAGGACGCTTTGACTACATTG GTCACAGCCACCAGCTATTCCACATCTGTGCCGTGCTGGGCACCCACTTCCAGCTGGAGGCAGTGCTGGCTGATATGGGATCCCGCCGAGCCTGGCTGGCCATGCAGGAACCCGCCCTGGGTCTGGCAGGCACTGTGGCCACGCTGAGCTTAGCAGTGGCCGGTAATCTACTCATCATCGCTGCCTTCACAACCTCCCTATTTCGGGCCCCCAGTACCTGCCCCCTGCTGCAAGGTGGCCTGCTGGAGGCGGGTACAAAGGCCAAACACCAGTGA
- the PAQR6 gene encoding membrane progestin receptor delta isoform X5, protein MLSLKLPQLLQVHQIPRVFWEDGIMSGYRRPTSSALDCVLSSFQMTNETVNIWTHFLPTCSMSPRARHICYFLDYGALSLYSLGCAFPYAAYSMPASWLHGRLHQLFVPAAALNSFLCTGLACYSRFPELESPGLSKILRTAAFAYPFLFDNLPLFYRLGLCWGRSHNCGQEALSTNHGYHLLCALLTGFLFASHLPERLAPGRFDYIGHSHQLFHICAVLGTHFQLEAVLADMGSRRAWLAMQEPALGLAGTVATLSLAVAGNLLIIAAFTTSLFRAPSTCPLLQGGLLEAGTKAKHQ, encoded by the exons ATGCTCAGTCTCAAGCTGCCCCAGCTCCTTCAGGTCCACCAGATCCCCCGG GTGTTCTGGGAAGATGGCATCATGTCTGGCTACCGTCGCCCTACCAGCTCGGCCTTGGACTGTGTCCTCAGCTCCTTCCAGATGACCAACGAGACAGTCAACATCTGGACCCACTTTCTGCCCACCTG CTCCATGTCGCCCCGCGCGCGTCACATCTGCTACTTCCTGGACTACGGCGCGCTCAGCCTCTACAGCCTGG GTTGTGCCTTCCCTTATGCCGCCTACTCCATGCCGGCATCCTGGCTGCACGGCCGCCTGCACCAGCTCTTTGTGCCCGCCGCCGCCCTCAATTCCTTTCTGTGCACCGGCCTCGCCTGCTACTCCCG GTTCCCCGAGCTAGAAAGCCCTGGGCTCAGTAAGATCCTCCGCACAGCTGCCTTCGCTTATCCCTTCCTGTTTGACAACCTCCCTCTCTTCTACCGG CTTGGACTGTGCTGGGGCAGGAGCCACAACTGTGGGCAGGAGGCACTGAGCACCAACCATGGCTACCACCTCCTCTGTGCGCTGCTTACTGGCTTCCTCTTCGCCTCCCATCTGCCTGAGCGGCTGGCACCAGGACGCTTTGACTACATTG GTCACAGCCACCAGCTATTCCACATCTGTGCCGTGCTGGGCACCCACTTCCAGCTGGAGGCAGTGCTGGCTGATATGGGATCCCGCCGAGCCTGGCTGGCCATGCAGGAACCCGCCCTGGGTCTGGCAGGCACTGTGGCCACGCTGAGCTTAGCAGTGGCCGGTAATCTACTCATCATCGCTGCCTTCACAACCTCCCTATTTCGGGCCCCCAGTACCTGCCCCCTGCTGCAAGGTGGCCTGCTGGAGGCGGGTACAAAGGCCAAACACCAGTGA
- the PAQR6 gene encoding membrane progestin receptor delta isoform X6 — MLSLKLPQLLQVHQIPRVFWEDGIMSGYRRPTSSALDCVLSSFQMTNETVNIWTHFLPTWFPELESPGLSKILRTAAFAYPFLFDNLPLFYRLGLCWGRSHNCGQEALSTNHGYHLLCALLTGFLFASHLPERLAPGRFDYIGHSHQLFHICAVLGTHFQLEAVLADMGSRRAWLAMQEPALGLAGTVATLSLAVAGNLLIIAAFTTSLFRAPSTCPLLQGGLLEAGTKAKHQ, encoded by the exons ATGCTCAGTCTCAAGCTGCCCCAGCTCCTTCAGGTCCACCAGATCCCCCGG GTGTTCTGGGAAGATGGCATCATGTCTGGCTACCGTCGCCCTACCAGCTCGGCCTTGGACTGTGTCCTCAGCTCCTTCCAGATGACCAACGAGACAGTCAACATCTGGACCCACTTTCTGCCCACCTG GTTCCCCGAGCTAGAAAGCCCTGGGCTCAGTAAGATCCTCCGCACAGCTGCCTTCGCTTATCCCTTCCTGTTTGACAACCTCCCTCTCTTCTACCGG CTTGGACTGTGCTGGGGCAGGAGCCACAACTGTGGGCAGGAGGCACTGAGCACCAACCATGGCTACCACCTCCTCTGTGCGCTGCTTACTGGCTTCCTCTTCGCCTCCCATCTGCCTGAGCGGCTGGCACCAGGACGCTTTGACTACATTG GTCACAGCCACCAGCTATTCCACATCTGTGCCGTGCTGGGCACCCACTTCCAGCTGGAGGCAGTGCTGGCTGATATGGGATCCCGCCGAGCCTGGCTGGCCATGCAGGAACCCGCCCTGGGTCTGGCAGGCACTGTGGCCACGCTGAGCTTAGCAGTGGCCGGTAATCTACTCATCATCGCTGCCTTCACAACCTCCCTATTTCGGGCCCCCAGTACCTGCCCCCTGCTGCAAGGTGGCCTGCTGGAGGCGGGTACAAAGGCCAAACACCAGTGA
- the PAQR6 gene encoding membrane progestin receptor delta isoform X4 — protein sequence MLSLKLPQLLQVHQIPRVFWEDGIMSGYRRPTSSALDCVLSSFQMTNETVNIWTHFLPTWLCLPLCRLLHAGILAARPPAPALCARRRPQFLSVHRPRLLLPVGSWPVVKAKARQRDGTPRIIGRAAIVCPFPELESPGLSKILRTAAFAYPFLFDNLPLFYRLGLCWGRSHNCGQEALSTNHGYHLLCALLTGFLFASHLPERLAPGRFDYIGHSHQLFHICAVLGTHFQLEAVLADMGSRRAWLAMQEPALGLAGTVATLSLAVAGNLLIIAAFTTSLFRAPSTCPLLQGGLLEAGTKAKHQ from the exons ATGCTCAGTCTCAAGCTGCCCCAGCTCCTTCAGGTCCACCAGATCCCCCGG GTGTTCTGGGAAGATGGCATCATGTCTGGCTACCGTCGCCCTACCAGCTCGGCCTTGGACTGTGTCCTCAGCTCCTTCCAGATGACCAACGAGACAGTCAACATCTGGACCCACTTTCTGCCCACCTG GTTGTGCCTTCCCTTATGCCGCCTACTCCATGCCGGCATCCTGGCTGCACGGCCGCCTGCACCAGCTCTTTGTGCCCGCCGCCGCCCTCAATTCCTTTCTGTGCACCGGCCTCGCCTGCTACTCCCGGTGGGTTCTTGGCCAGTGGTGAAGGCAAAGGCAAGGCAGAGGGACGGGACACCCAGGATCATTGGGAGGGCAGCGATCGTGTGCCC GTTCCCCGAGCTAGAAAGCCCTGGGCTCAGTAAGATCCTCCGCACAGCTGCCTTCGCTTATCCCTTCCTGTTTGACAACCTCCCTCTCTTCTACCGG CTTGGACTGTGCTGGGGCAGGAGCCACAACTGTGGGCAGGAGGCACTGAGCACCAACCATGGCTACCACCTCCTCTGTGCGCTGCTTACTGGCTTCCTCTTCGCCTCCCATCTGCCTGAGCGGCTGGCACCAGGACGCTTTGACTACATTG GTCACAGCCACCAGCTATTCCACATCTGTGCCGTGCTGGGCACCCACTTCCAGCTGGAGGCAGTGCTGGCTGATATGGGATCCCGCCGAGCCTGGCTGGCCATGCAGGAACCCGCCCTGGGTCTGGCAGGCACTGTGGCCACGCTGAGCTTAGCAGTGGCCGGTAATCTACTCATCATCGCTGCCTTCACAACCTCCCTATTTCGGGCCCCCAGTACCTGCCCCCTGCTGCAAGGTGGCCTGCTGGAGGCGGGTACAAAGGCCAAACACCAGTGA
- the PAQR6 gene encoding membrane progestin receptor delta isoform X3, translating into MSGYRRPTSSALDCVLSSFQMTNETVNIWTHFLPTWYFLWRLLALAGGPGFRAEPYHWPLFVFLLPACLYPFASCCAHTFSSMSPRARHICYFLDYGALSLYSLGCAFPYAAYSMPASWLHGRLHQLFVPAAALNSFLCTGLACYSRFPELESPGLSKILRTAAFAYPFLFDNLPLFYRLGLCWGRSHNCGQEALSTNHGYHLLCALLTGFLFASHLPERLAPGRFDYIGHSHQLFHICAVLGTHFQLEAVLADMGSRRAWLAMQEPALGLAGTVATLSLAVAGNLLIIAAFTTSLFRAPSTCPLLQGGLLEAGTKAKHQ; encoded by the exons ATGTCTGGCTACCGTCGCCCTACCAGCTCGGCCTTGGACTGTGTCCTCAGCTCCTTCCAGATGACCAACGAGACAGTCAACATCTGGACCCACTTTCTGCCCACCTG GTACTTCCTGTGGCGCCTGCTGGCGCTCGCGGGGGGCCCTGGCTTCCGGGCGGAGCCATACCACTGGCCGCTGTTCGTCTTCCTGCTGCCCGCCTGCCTCTACCCCTTCGCGTCGTGCTGCGCGCACACCTTCAGCTCCATGTCGCCCCGCGCGCGTCACATCTGCTACTTCCTGGACTACGGCGCGCTCAGCCTCTACAGCCTGG GTTGTGCCTTCCCTTATGCCGCCTACTCCATGCCGGCATCCTGGCTGCACGGCCGCCTGCACCAGCTCTTTGTGCCCGCCGCCGCCCTCAATTCCTTTCTGTGCACCGGCCTCGCCTGCTACTCCCG GTTCCCCGAGCTAGAAAGCCCTGGGCTCAGTAAGATCCTCCGCACAGCTGCCTTCGCTTATCCCTTCCTGTTTGACAACCTCCCTCTCTTCTACCGG CTTGGACTGTGCTGGGGCAGGAGCCACAACTGTGGGCAGGAGGCACTGAGCACCAACCATGGCTACCACCTCCTCTGTGCGCTGCTTACTGGCTTCCTCTTCGCCTCCCATCTGCCTGAGCGGCTGGCACCAGGACGCTTTGACTACATTG GTCACAGCCACCAGCTATTCCACATCTGTGCCGTGCTGGGCACCCACTTCCAGCTGGAGGCAGTGCTGGCTGATATGGGATCCCGCCGAGCCTGGCTGGCCATGCAGGAACCCGCCCTGGGTCTGGCAGGCACTGTGGCCACGCTGAGCTTAGCAGTGGCCGGTAATCTACTCATCATCGCTGCCTTCACAACCTCCCTATTTCGGGCCCCCAGTACCTGCCCCCTGCTGCAAGGTGGCCTGCTGGAGGCGGGTACAAAGGCCAAACACCAGTGA
- the BGLAP gene encoding osteocalcin isoform X1 gives MRPLLLLTLLALAVPCFAGPAAGAKPSSAESGKDAAFVSKQEGSEVVKRLRRYLDYWHWLGAPAPYPDPLEPKREVCELNPDCDELADHIGFQEAYRRFYGLA, from the exons atgaggcccCTCCTGCTCCTCACCCTACTGGCCCTGGCTGTCCCCTGCTTCGCTGGCCCGGCAG CAGGTGCAAAGCCCAGCAGTGCAGAGTCTGGCAAAGATGCAG CCTTCGTGTCCAAGCAGGAGGGCAGCGAGGTGGTGAAGAGACTCCGGCGCTACCTGGATTATTGGCATTGGCTGGG AGCCCCAGCCCCCTACCCGGATCCCCTGGAGCCCAAGAGGGAGGTGTGTGAGCTCAACCCGGACTGCGACGAGCTGGCTGACCACATCGGCTTCCAAGAGGCCTATCGACGCTTCTATGGCCTGGCCTAG
- the BGLAP gene encoding osteocalcin isoform X2, with product MRPLLLLTLLALAVPCFAGPAGAKPSSAESGKDAAFVSKQEGSEVVKRLRRYLDYWHWLGAPAPYPDPLEPKREVCELNPDCDELADHIGFQEAYRRFYGLA from the exons atgaggcccCTCCTGCTCCTCACCCTACTGGCCCTGGCTGTCCCCTGCTTCGCTGGCCCGGCAG GTGCAAAGCCCAGCAGTGCAGAGTCTGGCAAAGATGCAG CCTTCGTGTCCAAGCAGGAGGGCAGCGAGGTGGTGAAGAGACTCCGGCGCTACCTGGATTATTGGCATTGGCTGGG AGCCCCAGCCCCCTACCCGGATCCCCTGGAGCCCAAGAGGGAGGTGTGTGAGCTCAACCCGGACTGCGACGAGCTGGCTGACCACATCGGCTTCCAAGAGGCCTATCGACGCTTCTATGGCCTGGCCTAG